A window from Cryptomeria japonica chromosome 1, Sugi_1.0, whole genome shotgun sequence encodes these proteins:
- the LOC131053836 gene encoding pentatricopeptide repeat-containing protein At2g22410, mitochondrial-like, with the protein MEGGFCSECVVASAQVDMYAKCGDIHEECEMYDIPQNNLFSCTTMIAGYAQNVVLHEVSRFSEQMPQRNVILWNAMISGYAQNGFVDKGLRTFKQMQLASVKPVSTAFISTLSACQNGFLEQRMNIHLNDMHRMDLLKKASETFEQMQLVCAKPNFISFASILRVCAKIKALEQAMDHQSMNECGYLSDIKVASTFVDIYLTLWKHKIVSTNNGHLCKDGVIVDQP; encoded by the exons ATGGAAGGGGGATTTTGTTCGGAATGTGTTGTTGCAAGTGCCcaagtagacatgtatgcaaaatgtggagacATACACGAGGAATGTGAAATGTATGACATACCTCAAAACAATCTGTTCTCATGCActacaatgattgcaggatatgcacaaaatgttgTTCTCCATGAGGTTTCAAGGTTTTCCGAACAAATGCCTCAGAGAAACGTTATCTTGTGGAATGCAATGATTTCTGGATATgcgcaaaatggatttgttgataaGGGTTTAAGAACATTTAAGCAAATGCAGTTGGCAAGCGTAAAGCCAGTCTCCACAGCCTTTATCAGCACTCTCTCAGCCTgtcaaaatggatttttagaaCAACGCATGAACATCCATCTAAAC GATATGCACAGAATGGATCTGTTGAAAAAAGCCTCGGAAACATTTGAGCAAATGCAATTGGTATGTGCAAAGCCAAACTTCATAAGCTTCGCCAGCATCCTTCGAGTCTGTGCCAAAATAAAAGCTTTGGAACAGGCTATGGACCATCAAAGCATGAATGAATGTGGATATTTGTCAGATATTAAAGTTGCAAGCACCTTTGTAGACATATATTTAACATTGTGGAAGCACAAG ATCGTATCGACAAACAATGGACATCTATGCAAAGATGGGGTAATAGTCGACCAgccttaa